From Deltaproteobacteria bacterium, the proteins below share one genomic window:
- a CDS encoding enoyl-CoA hydratase/isomerase family protein — translation MEYKAILFERKDGIAYVTLNRPEVLNARNRQMREELIHAVTAIRQDPEVRVVIITGAGERSFSAGRDLKEAAQEKVGVVAARQAKLEVSDTEMIARLNKPVIAAINGFALGGGCELALACDIRVAVEEAKLGLPEVSRGMIPGSGGTQRLSRVVGLGKALELILTGSVIDAQEACRIGLVNKVVPRDGLMAAAEEYARAIATKAPIAVVFAKEAVREGYEMTLDEGLRLETDLSALLRTTDDIKEGARAFVEKRPPQWRGQ, via the coding sequence ATGGAGTACAAGGCAATCCTGTTCGAACGAAAGGACGGCATTGCGTACGTGACGCTGAACCGTCCGGAGGTGTTGAACGCGCGCAACCGGCAGATGCGCGAGGAGCTCATCCACGCGGTGACGGCCATCCGGCAGGACCCGGAAGTGCGGGTAGTCATCATTACCGGCGCCGGGGAGCGCTCGTTCTCGGCGGGGCGGGACCTCAAGGAGGCGGCCCAGGAGAAGGTCGGGGTGGTGGCGGCGCGGCAGGCAAAGCTGGAAGTCAGCGACACCGAGATGATCGCCCGGCTCAACAAGCCGGTGATCGCGGCCATCAACGGCTTCGCCCTGGGCGGCGGCTGCGAGCTGGCGCTGGCGTGCGACATCCGGGTGGCGGTGGAGGAGGCCAAGCTAGGGCTGCCCGAGGTTTCCCGCGGCATGATTCCCGGGAGTGGCGGCACCCAGCGGCTGTCCCGGGTGGTGGGGCTCGGCAAGGCGCTGGAGTTGATCCTCACGGGCAGCGTCATCGACGCCCAGGAAGCCTGCCGCATCGGCCTCGTGAACAAGGTAGTGCCGCGGGACGGCCTCATGGCCGCGGCCGAGGAATACGCCCGCGCCATCGCCACCAAGGCGCCCATCGCGGTGGTCTTCGCCAAGGAGGCGGTGCGCGAGGGCTACGAGATGACCCTGGACGAGGGCCTGCGGCTGGAGACCGATCTCTCGGCGCTGCTGCGGACCACCGACGATATCAAGGAGGGGGCGCGGGCCTTCGTGGAGAAGCGCCCGCCGCAGTGGCGGGGCCAGTAA